In the Campylobacter sp. RM6914 genome, one interval contains:
- a CDS encoding cell division FtsX domain-containing protein: MRSLKNHLGFLLPLISLLFAVEFSITSDKIVKNYEALMGRDYNIVIVSLKELTDTDIKPVIKSFLSLEPLSTQKIIDRLSDDISAKNLSILQNALPKFYSLKLSEFPTPKTMNEIKDKIQKMEGISKVETFSSTHDKVYKILNLTKMLSNMFMWILAFVGSMLMFKQARIWLYEHKERIEIMTLFGAPFWLKSAMLYRIAVIDSILSSILVSVFFYFLPDIEFFNSIAKEIDVALPRLNFEQEPAMLFGVAIALSIFTVSLVMRRVKKDNI, encoded by the coding sequence ATGAGATCGCTTAAAAACCACCTAGGCTTTCTTTTGCCTCTTATCTCCCTGCTTTTTGCGGTAGAATTTAGTATAACTTCAGACAAGATCGTAAAAAACTATGAAGCCTTAATGGGCAGAGATTATAACATCGTAATAGTCTCTCTTAAAGAGCTAACCGATACCGACATAAAACCGGTCATAAAGAGCTTTTTATCGCTTGAGCCACTAAGCACACAAAAGATAATAGACAGGCTATCAGATGATATTTCAGCTAAAAATTTATCTATCCTACAAAATGCTTTACCGAAATTTTACTCGTTAAAACTTAGCGAATTTCCAACTCCAAAAACCATGAACGAGATAAAAGATAAAATTCAAAAAATGGAAGGCATAAGCAAAGTAGAAACTTTTTCAAGTACACACGACAAAGTCTATAAAATTTTAAATTTAACAAAAATGCTATCAAATATGTTCATGTGGATACTTGCCTTTGTAGGCTCTATGCTTATGTTTAAACAAGCTAGAATTTGGCTTTACGAACACAAAGAACGCATAGAGATCATGACGCTTTTTGGTGCACCGTTTTGGCTTAAAAGTGCTATGCTTTACAGGATCGCCGTAATAGACAGTATACTTTCTTCGATTTTAGTTAGTGTATTTTTTTACTTTTTGCCAGACATTGAGTTTTTTAACTCAATCGCAAAAGAGATAGATGTGGCATTGCCAAGACTAAATTTCGAGCAAGAACCAGCCATGCTTTTTGGCGTGGCAATAGCGCTTAGTATATTTACCGTAAGCCTTGTTATGAGAAGAGTTAAAAAAGACAATATATGA
- a CDS encoding fibronectin type III domain-containing protein: MKKFVLSLLMPLLAILLAGCASKVPTQQSASLPTITNLKTISDMTEIGFEWTPTNDENVAGYYLYRSNPNTPNASMQIVADIKDRFATHYVDTDLAPETTYSYQMRSYSQNAISPAGATVNATTKALLESVPFLQAIAGLPNRVKIIWRPHPDLRVVSYVVERSNASENKWRSVATVKGRLNAEYIDTDVKSGRSYEYRILVKTSSGVTSKPSAVVKATTKELP, encoded by the coding sequence ATGAAAAAATTTGTCCTAAGTTTATTAATGCCTCTTTTGGCGATACTTCTAGCTGGTTGTGCATCTAAAGTTCCGACACAACAAAGCGCCTCTTTGCCGACCATTACAAATTTAAAAACGATCTCGGATATGACCGAAATCGGTTTTGAGTGGACGCCAACAAACGACGAAAATGTCGCCGGCTACTACTTATATCGCTCAAATCCAAACACACCTAATGCAAGTATGCAAATCGTAGCCGACATAAAAGATCGCTTTGCAACTCACTACGTAGATACAGACTTAGCGCCTGAAACCACATACTCATATCAAATGAGAAGCTACTCGCAAAATGCGATTTCACCGGCTGGTGCTACAGTAAATGCAACGACTAAAGCCCTGCTTGAGTCAGTTCCGTTTCTACAAGCGATAGCAGGACTACCAAACCGCGTAAAAATCATCTGGAGACCACATCCTGATCTTCGCGTAGTAAGCTATGTTGTAGAAAGAAGTAATGCTTCAGAAAACAAATGGAGAAGCGTTGCAACCGTTAAAGGTCGCCTAAATGCCGAGTATATCGACACTGATGTTAAAAGTGGAAGATCTTATGAGTATAGAATTCTAGTAAAAACGAGTTCCGGGGTGACATCAAAACCAAGCGCGGTCGTAAAAGCAACTACAAAGGAGTTGCCCTAG
- a CDS encoding fibronectin type III domain-containing protein, whose amino-acid sequence MPKKIILSWDSNVGEDFAHYRIYRTSSKILPYTLVDKTTSNSYEDLINSNGVQRYYKVTVVDKDQLESLKQKEPTAGQTLSSPSTPAFTSISFDGTAINLSWNGVDRAVLYTLYREGGGVEKIISDIAQTNYSDAAIQVGVTYNYRVISVDEFGLGSDKSDKVEINTK is encoded by the coding sequence GTGCCTAAAAAAATCATTCTAAGCTGGGACAGCAACGTTGGAGAGGATTTTGCTCATTATAGAATTTATAGAACCTCAAGCAAAATTTTACCATATACGCTAGTTGATAAAACCACGTCAAATTCATACGAGGATCTTATAAATTCCAACGGCGTTCAAAGATATTATAAAGTAACGGTTGTGGACAAGGATCAGCTTGAAAGCCTAAAGCAAAAAGAGCCTACAGCCGGTCAAACGCTTAGTTCGCCAAGCACTCCTGCCTTTACTTCGATAAGTTTTGACGGCACAGCTATAAATTTAAGCTGGAACGGGGTTGATAGAGCTGTGTTATACACTCTTTATAGAGAGGGTGGCGGAGTTGAAAAAATCATAAGCGATATAGCTCAAACAAACTATAGCGACGCAGCGATACAAGTCGGCGTTACTTATAATTACAGGGTCATTAGCGTCGATGAATTCGGTCTTGGCTCGGACAAATCAGACAAAGTAGAGATAAACACAAAATAA
- the trmB gene encoding tRNA (guanosine(46)-N7)-methyltransferase TrmB: protein MPNFIAKNLKNKPYPFGKDDVEFLWEACGRTEKLIYTKSGDEDFFIITKKQDSGENFVIKGEKLTKPSRVGLLQKALCIYRDENTSEVLSEAFAVKNNRLTQKTSFIADIKEFLEEFNELKEKFPKIFIEIGFGSGRHLLFQAQNNQNALVVGIEVYKPSIEQVAKLAKVKNLDNIRLINTDARLLLSLVGSNLVDKIFLHFPVPWDKAEHRRVVSKSFAIECERVLKSGGNFELRTDSREYCDFSIMHFLNFKDSELSIYKNRNLQISSKYEDRWKMQQKDIYDVIYTCKNDSEQEKLDDKMDFAGGYDVKNLTKNFKNETFKFDDFFIHFEEIYTIDDNEILLKVAFGAFNKPEQCFVKVNENECEYFIKKPLLTRENLKAHNVLKEYLANAANYQRS, encoded by the coding sequence ATGCCAAATTTCATAGCTAAAAATTTAAAAAACAAACCTTATCCATTCGGTAAAGACGATGTGGAATTTTTATGGGAAGCCTGCGGTAGAACAGAAAAACTCATCTACACCAAAAGTGGCGATGAAGACTTTTTTATCATTACAAAAAAACAAGATAGTGGCGAGAATTTCGTTATTAAAGGCGAAAAGCTTACCAAACCTTCACGTGTAGGACTTTTACAAAAAGCACTTTGTATTTATCGCGACGAAAACACGAGCGAAGTTTTAAGTGAAGCCTTTGCGGTAAAAAACAACCGTTTAACTCAAAAAACAAGCTTTATCGCAGATATTAAAGAATTTTTAGAAGAGTTTAACGAACTAAAAGAAAAATTTCCTAAAATTTTTATAGAGATAGGATTTGGCTCTGGAAGGCATCTTCTTTTTCAAGCGCAAAATAACCAAAACGCACTAGTTGTCGGCATAGAGGTTTATAAGCCGAGTATCGAACAAGTAGCAAAACTTGCAAAAGTTAAAAATTTAGACAACATACGACTTATAAACACTGACGCAAGGCTACTTTTATCACTTGTGGGCTCAAATTTGGTAGATAAAATTTTCCTTCATTTTCCTGTGCCTTGGGATAAGGCAGAGCATAGACGCGTGGTATCAAAAAGCTTTGCCATAGAGTGCGAACGAGTGCTTAAAAGCGGCGGAAATTTCGAGCTCAGGACCGACTCTAGGGAGTATTGCGACTTTAGTATCATGCATTTTTTAAATTTTAAAGACTCAGAGCTAAGCATATATAAAAATAGAAATTTACAGATAAGTAGCAAATACGAAGATCGATGGAAGATGCAACAAAAAGACATCTATGATGTTATATATACCTGCAAGAATGATTCCGAACAAGAAAAATTAGATGATAAAATGGACTTTGCAGGTGGCTATGACGTTAAAAATTTAACTAAAAATTTCAAGAATGAAACATTTAAATTTGATGACTTCTTCATACATTTTGAAGAAATTTATACTATAGACGACAATGAAATTTTACTCAAAGTAGCTTTTGGCGCATTTAATAAACCGGAACAATGCTTTGTTAAAGTAAATGAAAACGAGTGTGAGTATTTCATCAAAAAACCACTTTTAACAAGAGAGAATTTAAAAGCTCATAATGTCTTAAAGGAGTATTTGGCAAATGCAGCAAATTATCAGCGCTCGTAA
- a CDS encoding RelA/SpoT family protein, translating into MLKNSIFIEELIDEIVACKNVSDATALLFSLYERSELIEKGVERCIISHVGQYRKSGEPYAIHPILVACIVAYMGGDECMIAAALLHDVVEDTSATLEDVRSEFSDEVAKLVEGLTKIVAIREDKLVSSDSNEKLANSALTFRRMLLISIEDVRVLVVKLCDRTHNMLTLEALAPEKQRRIAEETLMVYAPIAHRLGISSIKNILEDLSFKYILPQEFQKIHDYLDEHKQQLALKLNSFHEKVSQFLLQNGFSEGSFEIQKRIKHYYSIYLKMQRKGISIEEVLDLLAIRIIVKEPLDCYLALGNLHINFNPLISRFKDYIALPKQNGYQTIHTTIFDAKSIFEVQIRTYDMHNTAEYGVAAHWKYKNGGTMLNPKLDWLNDIGMQNEAENNPEELYEYAKDSLYIEDIAVYSPKGTVFTLPRGATALDYAYEVHTEVGLYAKEAFINRIKVPLLTELKNGDIVRIVTGDEAKYRCSWISSVKTGKARATIRSFCKQKIKDINNKIAIDILKSAFDVPKEKILDWLEQEKSTKKIFKAATDSIYLQEVANALKKYVKKERPFLLSLGDKYQIKKQKFENIVIYSNHKISNVEFDYCCNPKRGDNIIGFKSGHNVIVHHKLCERAAKMLEKDEEVIFVKWTRNAPHRYKILLNLENRKGALAEFLTYLARLDVNLATITLNESKDVTGEVFVLSIEIAENIDANMIRDKLKERFKIIDFISTNDPYHN; encoded by the coding sequence TTGTTGAAGAATAGTATATTCATAGAAGAGCTCATAGACGAGATAGTAGCGTGCAAAAACGTCTCTGACGCTACGGCTTTGTTGTTTTCGCTATACGAACGAAGTGAACTGATAGAAAAAGGCGTAGAGCGTTGCATTATCTCACATGTTGGACAATACAGAAAAAGCGGTGAGCCTTACGCCATCCACCCAATACTTGTTGCTTGCATAGTAGCATATATGGGCGGAGATGAATGCATGATAGCAGCCGCTCTTTTGCATGATGTAGTAGAAGACACAAGTGCTACGCTTGAGGATGTAAGAAGTGAATTTAGCGATGAAGTAGCAAAGCTAGTAGAGGGGCTTACAAAAATAGTTGCGATCAGAGAGGACAAGCTTGTAAGCTCGGACAGCAACGAAAAACTTGCAAATTCAGCTCTTACTTTTAGAAGAATGCTTCTTATATCGATAGAGGATGTTCGCGTTTTAGTCGTTAAACTTTGCGATAGAACGCACAACATGCTAACCCTTGAGGCACTTGCCCCTGAAAAGCAAAGACGGATAGCCGAAGAGACGCTAATGGTTTATGCGCCTATCGCTCACAGACTTGGAATTTCTTCTATCAAAAATATACTTGAGGATCTTAGCTTTAAATACATACTCCCTCAAGAATTTCAAAAAATTCATGACTATCTTGACGAACACAAGCAACAACTTGCGCTTAAACTAAATTCTTTTCATGAAAAAGTAAGTCAATTTCTACTTCAAAACGGTTTTAGCGAAGGTTCATTTGAGATACAAAAACGTATCAAACATTACTACTCGATATATCTAAAAATGCAAAGAAAAGGCATTTCGATAGAAGAGGTTCTTGACCTACTTGCCATTCGTATCATAGTCAAGGAGCCACTTGATTGCTATCTTGCGCTTGGAAATTTACATATAAATTTCAATCCGCTCATCTCGCGTTTTAAAGACTATATAGCACTTCCAAAGCAAAACGGCTACCAAACTATACACACAACGATATTTGACGCAAAAAGTATTTTTGAAGTTCAAATAAGAACTTACGACATGCATAATACCGCCGAATACGGTGTAGCAGCCCACTGGAAATACAAAAACGGTGGCACTATGCTAAATCCAAAGCTTGACTGGCTAAATGATATAGGCATGCAAAATGAAGCCGAAAACAACCCCGAAGAGCTTTACGAATACGCAAAAGACAGCCTTTATATCGAAGATATCGCGGTATATTCGCCAAAAGGGACGGTATTTACGCTTCCTAGAGGCGCTACGGCTCTTGACTATGCTTATGAAGTGCACACAGAGGTTGGACTTTACGCAAAAGAGGCCTTTATAAACCGCATAAAAGTTCCGCTTCTAACCGAACTTAAAAACGGAGATATCGTTCGTATTGTAACAGGAGACGAAGCCAAATACCGCTGCTCATGGATAAGTAGCGTAAAAACAGGCAAAGCAAGAGCAACGATACGTTCGTTTTGTAAACAAAAGATAAAAGATATAAATAACAAAATAGCGATCGATATACTAAAATCAGCCTTTGACGTGCCAAAAGAAAAAATTTTAGATTGGCTAGAGCAAGAAAAATCAACCAAAAAGATATTTAAAGCCGCAACCGACTCGATCTATCTACAAGAAGTAGCAAATGCACTTAAAAAATATGTCAAAAAAGAAAGACCGTTTTTATTAAGTCTTGGCGACAAATACCAAATCAAAAAGCAAAAATTTGAAAATATCGTGATATATTCAAACCACAAAATTTCAAATGTAGAATTTGACTACTGCTGTAATCCAAAACGCGGCGATAATATCATCGGCTTTAAATCCGGTCACAATGTCATCGTTCATCACAAGCTTTGCGAACGAGCCGCTAAGATGCTAGAAAAAGATGAAGAAGTTATCTTTGTAAAGTGGACCAGAAATGCTCCACATAGGTATAAAATTTTGCTTAATCTTGAAAACCGCAAAGGAGCTTTGGCTGAATTTTTAACATATCTTGCACGACTTGACGTAAATTTGGCTACAATCACATTAAACGAATCAAAAGACGTGACAGGCGAAGTGTTTGTTCTAAGCATAGAAATAGCAGAAAACATAGATGCCAATATGATAAGAGATAAGCTTAAAGAGCGTTTTAAGATCATTGATTTTATCTCGACAAACGACCCGTATCATAATTAA
- a CDS encoding alkylphosphonate utilization protein has translation MAKDANGTELNAGDSVTLIKDLKVKGAGTTLKRGTLVKNIKLTNKDTEIEGKIDKMGVIVLKTEFLKKA, from the coding sequence ATGGCAAAAGATGCAAACGGAACAGAGCTAAACGCAGGAGATAGCGTAACTTTGATCAAAGATCTTAAGGTAAAAGGTGCCGGTACAACACTTAAAAGAGGTACTCTTGTAAAAAATATTAAACTGACAAACAAAGACACAGAGATCGAGGGCAAGATCGATAAAATGGGCGTTATAGTGCTTAAAACAGAATTTCTAAAGAAAGCATAA
- a CDS encoding DNA-directed RNA polymerase subunit omega, with product MRTEQVTARALKQTGDDRYKLSLIVAKRAEALANGAPALVDTDVSKMKFADIALLEVAEGKIGLEAIVEE from the coding sequence ATGAGAACAGAACAAGTAACCGCAAGAGCACTAAAGCAAACCGGAGATGACCGCTATAAACTATCACTTATCGTAGCTAAACGCGCCGAAGCACTGGCAAACGGTGCACCTGCGCTTGTTGATACGGATGTGAGCAAGATGAAATTTGCCGACATAGCACTGCTTGAAGTTGCAGAAGGAAAAATCGGTTTAGAGGCTATTGTTGAAGAATAG
- a CDS encoding cell division ATP-binding protein FtsE yields the protein MQQIISARNLTLAYERNEVVINSANLDIFANDFVFITGKSGSGKSTLLKSFYGEITPSAGDLNICMTSLVDIDTKKLSELRQRIGIIFQNYRLINEWSVERNVMLPLIIKGIAQSVCKKQVAKLLKHVNMLHKADKYPMELSGGEQQRVAMARALAHNPNLLLCDEPTGNLDEYSSDVIWSLLKSAREFLGTTIVVVTHHIPPTFRIPYRHFSIENGGVHEIA from the coding sequence ATGCAGCAAATTATCAGCGCTCGTAACCTAACCCTTGCTTACGAACGTAATGAAGTTGTTATAAATAGCGCAAATTTGGATATTTTTGCAAATGACTTTGTCTTTATAACAGGCAAAAGCGGAAGTGGTAAATCAACCCTACTAAAGTCATTTTATGGGGAGATAACGCCGAGTGCGGGTGACTTAAACATCTGCATGACCTCACTTGTGGATATCGATACTAAAAAATTAAGCGAACTTAGACAACGCATAGGTATTATCTTCCAAAACTATCGCTTGATAAATGAATGGAGCGTGGAGCGCAATGTCATGCTTCCGCTTATCATAAAAGGCATAGCCCAAAGTGTATGCAAAAAGCAAGTCGCAAAGCTTTTAAAACATGTTAATATGCTACATAAAGCCGATAAATACCCAATGGAGCTAAGTGGTGGAGAGCAGCAAAGGGTTGCCATGGCAAGGGCGTTAGCGCACAATCCAAATTTGCTTCTTTGCGATGAGCCAACAGGAAATTTAGACGAATACTCAAGCGATGTTATATGGTCGCTACTTAAGTCTGCAAGGGAATTTTTAGGCACAACTATAGTTGTTGTAACTCACCACATACCACCTACTTTTCGCATACCGTATAGGCATTTTTCTATAGAAAACGGGGGCGTTCATGAGATCGCTTAA
- a CDS encoding RluA family pseudouridine synthase, translating into MVEVITTCADRLDVSVANELKISRNQASKLIKDALVKVNSKTILKPSFLTSLQDKISINFGEAKEVKNEFEVNFDIPIIYEDEDLLVLNKPPHIVVHGAPSVKEATLVEWLNDKGYMLSNLNGDVRAGIVHRLDKGTSGAIVVAKNNTTHAALSEQLNDKSMGRIYLALTDLPLKQNCIIDRAIGRNSSNRLKKAIVSDGKSAKSAFLNLISNDGLNLIATKLFTGRTHQIRVHLASINRHILGDDLYGFKSEKSKINRVMLHAYMLYFIHPRTGEMVEFIAPLYDDFKNLLDKKISKELLDEKICPKFINASFGDTSSWLCI; encoded by the coding sequence TTGGTTGAAGTCATAACAACTTGTGCCGACAGGCTTGACGTAAGCGTTGCAAATGAGCTTAAAATTTCACGCAACCAAGCTTCAAAACTTATTAAAGACGCCCTTGTAAAGGTAAATTCTAAAACTATATTAAAACCATCTTTTTTGACATCTTTACAAGATAAAATTTCTATAAATTTCGGCGAAGCAAAAGAGGTTAAAAACGAATTTGAGGTAAATTTTGACATACCTATCATTTACGAAGACGAGGATTTGTTGGTTTTAAACAAACCCCCGCACATAGTGGTTCACGGTGCGCCAAGTGTTAAAGAAGCCACTCTTGTTGAGTGGTTAAACGACAAAGGATATATGCTTTCAAATTTAAACGGCGATGTTAGAGCAGGCATAGTTCACAGACTAGACAAAGGCACTAGCGGGGCTATCGTCGTCGCTAAAAATAACACCACTCATGCCGCATTAAGCGAGCAGTTAAACGACAAAAGTATGGGAAGAATTTACCTGGCGCTTACAGACTTGCCGCTTAAACAAAACTGCATCATCGATAGAGCTATTGGGCGCAATAGCTCCAACCGCCTAAAAAAAGCTATCGTTAGCGACGGCAAAAGTGCAAAAAGCGCATTTTTAAATTTAATCTCAAATGACGGCTTAAATTTGATCGCCACAAAGCTTTTTACGGGCAGAACTCACCAAATTCGTGTTCATTTAGCAAGTATTAATCGCCATATTTTAGGAGATGATTTATACGGTTTTAAGAGCGAAAAGAGTAAAATAAATAGAGTTATGCTTCACGCGTATATGCTTTACTTCATCCACCCGCGAACCGGCGAGATGGTCGAATTTATCGCGCCGTTGTATGATGATTTTAAAAATTTACTAGATAAAAAAATATCCAAGGAGTTACTTGATGAAAAAATTTGTCCTAAGTTTATTAATGCCTCTTTTGGCGATACTTCTAGCTGGTTGTGCATCTAA
- a CDS encoding FtsW/RodA/SpoVE family cell cycle protein has product MIVFDRRILTHFDFLQPLFILPIIVLSYVLVSEANAVLANKQLVYFGVGGLAFMFFFLLPIRRLEWLIPALYWVNILLLLSVDIFGVSKLGARRWLEIPFVHFTIQPSEIMKPAFLLMLAYLIKKRPPGENGYNLKEFFRLSFYIILPFVLIMKEPDLGTALVLLLVGYAVLFVIGVDKKIWISIAVIIGVSAPILYENLHDYQKKRITDFLSEKPSYHVQQSIIAIGSGGLKGKPKDEATQTHFKFLPIATSDFIFAYNIERFGFYGALGLLGTYGLLIFHLLSLNYMLKKDYFTQVVTTGIAVLIFIYVGVNISMTIGYAPVVGVPLPFFSYGGSSFITFMVLFGILQNLLTFRFDFTRNFIKIK; this is encoded by the coding sequence TTGATAGTTTTTGATAGGCGTATTTTAACACATTTTGACTTTTTGCAGCCTTTGTTTATACTTCCGATTATCGTGCTTTCATATGTTTTAGTATCTGAGGCAAATGCCGTTTTAGCAAATAAACAGCTTGTTTATTTTGGTGTCGGCGGCTTGGCTTTTATGTTTTTTTTCTTACTACCAATTAGAAGGCTTGAGTGGCTTATACCGGCGCTTTACTGGGTAAATATCTTACTTTTGCTTTCGGTTGATATATTTGGCGTAAGTAAGCTTGGTGCAAGAAGATGGCTTGAAATCCCTTTCGTGCACTTTACTATACAACCTTCGGAAATAATGAAACCGGCATTTTTATTAATGCTTGCATATCTTATAAAAAAACGACCGCCGGGTGAAAACGGCTATAATTTAAAAGAGTTTTTTAGACTTAGTTTTTATATAATTTTGCCCTTTGTTTTGATAATGAAAGAGCCCGATCTTGGCACGGCTCTTGTGCTTTTACTGGTTGGTTACGCAGTGCTTTTTGTTATCGGTGTGGATAAGAAAATTTGGATAAGTATAGCCGTGATAATAGGTGTTAGCGCTCCGATACTTTATGAAAATTTACATGATTATCAAAAAAAGCGCATAACCGACTTTTTATCGGAAAAGCCCAGCTATCACGTTCAACAAAGTATAATCGCGATCGGAAGCGGTGGCTTAAAAGGCAAACCAAAAGATGAAGCCACTCAGACGCATTTTAAATTTTTACCCATTGCAACCAGTGATTTTATATTTGCTTATAATATCGAGCGTTTTGGGTTTTACGGCGCACTCGGACTTCTTGGGACTTATGGGCTTTTGATCTTTCATCTTTTGAGCTTAAACTACATGCTTAAAAAGGATTATTTTACACAAGTGGTGACGACGGGGATCGCGGTTTTGATATTTATATATGTAGGGGTTAATATCTCGATGACTATCGGCTACGCCCCTGTAGTCGGCGTTCCATTGCCATTTTTTAGTTACGGCGGCAGTAGTTTTATAACATTTATGGTGCTATTTGGTATACTTCAAAATTTACTGACTTTTAGGTTTGACTTTACGAGGAATTTTATAAAGATAAAGTAG
- a CDS encoding murein hydrolase activator EnvC family protein, translating into MRKFLSLLLICALFNLNLEASQTKEKIKSSKTSLRSSEEMSKQLNKKLEDLASDIVSGNKKLRQITNDIANLKEQISALEANATSANSELEKLTKQNKELIQTQKELEQNIIRIIAEDLSFELFLSQDEKSQSTDSIMVSQILTKLNSIVKEDYKKLTKTYEETVNHIKNQSNKIEKIQTSIKNYKQKQNELLALKENQKSTISSLKRDKEIYTKKLAKLQIQQDELRKTLEQLSIMQKREDAKAAELERQRQAQTSKRQGGTKDSNLDVKQMGSSYQTSAVKKYTGAKTIAPLDGFSVKQKFGNYVDPIYNIKIFNESVVLRSNTPNAKVKSVLNGKVVFAKETQLLDRVVIIENENGIHTIYAHLSQIAPTIKVGTRVQKGYVIGRVIDDLTFEVTQKNYHIDPLELISLK; encoded by the coding sequence ATGAGAAAATTTCTTTCTTTGCTACTTATTTGTGCACTTTTTAACTTAAATTTAGAGGCTTCACAAACAAAAGAAAAGATAAAAAGCTCAAAAACATCTCTAAGATCGAGCGAAGAGATGTCAAAGCAGCTTAACAAAAAACTAGAAGACCTTGCAAGCGATATCGTAAGCGGCAACAAAAAACTTAGACAAATCACAAACGATATAGCAAATTTAAAAGAGCAAATTTCAGCCCTTGAAGCAAACGCCACAAGTGCAAATAGCGAACTTGAAAAGCTAACCAAGCAAAACAAAGAGCTGATACAAACACAAAAAGAGCTTGAGCAAAATATCATTAGAATTATCGCCGAAGATCTTTCTTTTGAATTATTTTTATCACAAGATGAAAAGAGCCAAAGCACAGACTCCATAATGGTTTCTCAAATTTTAACAAAGCTAAATAGTATAGTTAAAGAGGATTATAAAAAATTAACAAAAACATACGAAGAGACCGTTAATCACATCAAAAACCAATCAAACAAAATAGAAAAAATTCAAACAAGTATAAAAAACTATAAGCAAAAACAAAATGAACTTCTAGCACTTAAAGAAAACCAAAAAAGTACGATCAGTAGCCTAAAACGCGATAAAGAAATTTATACAAAAAAGCTTGCCAAACTACAAATTCAACAAGACGAACTTAGAAAAACACTAGAACAACTATCCATCATGCAAAAAAGAGAGGACGCAAAAGCAGCCGAACTTGAACGCCAAAGACAAGCCCAAACCTCTAAAAGACAAGGCGGCACAAAGGATAGCAACCTAGATGTTAAACAAATGGGCTCAAGCTACCAAACAAGCGCGGTTAAAAAATACACCGGTGCCAAAACTATAGCTCCGCTTGACGGTTTTAGCGTAAAGCAAAAATTTGGCAACTACGTGGATCCGATCTACAATATTAAAATTTTCAACGAGTCCGTAGTTCTTCGCTCAAATACGCCAAACGCAAAGGTTAAAAGCGTGTTAAACGGCAAAGTGGTCTTTGCTAAAGAAACACAGCTGCTTGACCGAGTAGTTATTATCGAAAACGAAAATGGTATACACACGATATATGCGCACCTTAGCCAAATAGCACCTACTATAAAAGTCGGCACAAGGGTTCAAAAAGGCTATGTTATCGGACGCGTTATAGACGACTTAACATTTGAAGTAACGCAGAAAAACTACCACATCGATCCGCTTGAATTAATCAGCTTAAAATAA
- the pyrH gene encoding UMP kinase, with protein MSKKKRVLVKFSGEALAGENGFGIDSSILKFIAGEIKELVENNIEVGIVIGGGNIIRGVSAAKDGIIRRTSGDHMGMLATVINSIAMREALERGGLDVRVQSAIKMEAICETFIVGRAQRHLEKGRVVIFAAGTGNPFFTTDTAATLRAIEIGSDVIIKATKVDGVYDKDPNKFSDAKLLKALTYEQAMSDDIKVMDDTAIALAKDNSLPILVCNMFKEGNLLKIINEDENALYSIVK; from the coding sequence ATGAGTAAAAAGAAGCGTGTATTGGTAAAATTTTCAGGCGAGGCATTAGCCGGGGAAAACGGCTTTGGCATTGATAGCAGTATACTAAAATTTATTGCAGGCGAGATAAAAGAGCTCGTAGAAAACAACATTGAAGTCGGCATAGTGATCGGCGGAGGAAATATCATACGCGGAGTAAGCGCAGCAAAAGATGGTATCATTAGACGAACAAGCGGTGATCATATGGGTATGCTTGCAACCGTCATAAACTCTATCGCCATGCGTGAAGCACTTGAAAGGGGCGGGCTTGACGTTCGCGTTCAAAGCGCCATCAAAATGGAAGCGATCTGCGAAACATTTATTGTAGGAAGAGCCCAACGTCATCTTGAAAAAGGCAGAGTTGTTATCTTTGCCGCAGGAACAGGAAATCCTTTCTTTACAACCGATACTGCAGCTACGCTTCGTGCTATCGAGATAGGATCTGATGTTATCATAAAAGCAACAAAGGTAGATGGAGTTTATGACAAAGATCCTAATAAATTTAGCGATGCAAAACTACTTAAAGCCCTAACTTATGAGCAGGCTATGAGTGACGATATAAAAGTTATGGATGATACGGCAATAGCCTTGGCAAAAGATAATTCACTACCGATTTTAGTATGCAATATGTTTAAAGAAGGCAATCTTTTAAAGATCATAAACGAAGACGAAAACGCACTATATTCGATTGTCAAATAA